CGCGATGCAGGGGGCAGGCGGCGACAAGCCGATTCGCATCATCGCGCCCGGCCGCACCTATCGTTCGGACAGCGATGCGACGCACACGCCGATGTTCCACCAGGTCGAGGGACTGGTGATCGACAAGGGCATCACGCTCGGCCATCTCAAATGGACGCTGGAGACTTTCCTCAAGGCATTCTTCGAGCGCGACGATGTCGTACTGCGCCTGCGCCCGAGCTATTTCCCCTTCACCGAACCCTCGGCGGAGATCGATGTCGGCTACACGCTGGTGAACGGCAAGCGCATCATCGGCGGCTCGGACGGCTGGATGGAAGTGCTGGGCAGCGGCATGGTCCATCGCAAGGTGATTGCTGCTGGGGGCTATGACCCCGACGAATGGCAAGGCTTTGCGTTCGGCTGCGGCATCGACCGGCTGGCGATGCTCAAATACGGCATGGATGATCTGCGCGCATTCTTCGACGGCGATGCGCGCTGGCTGAAGCATTATGGATTCTCAGGCCTCGACGTACCCACGTTGAGCGGGGGAGTGGGGGCATGAAGTTCACCCTGAGCTGGCTCAAGGAGCATCTCGACACCACCGCCTCACTCGAAGCGATCGTCGAGGCGCTGACGCGCGTCGGCCTCGAAGTCGAGGGCGTGGAGAATCCGGCTGAGAAGCTCGCCGCGTTCAAGGTCGCGAAGATACTGAGCGCCGAGCGTCATCCCCAGGCCGACAAATTGCAAATCCTGTCGGTCGACGCCGGTGACGGCCCGATGCAGGTGGTGTGTGGTGCGCCCAACGCCCGTGCGGGGTTGGTCGGCGTGTTCGGCGCGCCCGGCGCCTATGTGCCGGGCAGCGACATGACGCTGAAGGTCGCGGAGATCCGCGGCGTGGTGTCGAACGGCATGATGTGCTCGACCCGCGAGCTTGAGCTTGGCGACGATCATGACGGGATCATCGAACTGCCCGCCGATGCGCCGGTCGGTACGCCCTATCCCGATTATGCGGGCTTGGGCGATCCGGTGATCGATGTCAGCGTCACGCCCAACAAGCAGGATTGCATGGGCGTACGCGGCATTGCGCGCGATCTGGCGGCGGCGGGCATGGGCACGCTCAAGCCATTGAAGGTCGATGCGGTGACTGGCGAGGGTGACGGGCCGCAGGTCGGTACCGACGATCCCGAAGGCTGCCCCGCATTCTTCGGCCAGTCTGTGTCCGGCGTCACCAACGGCGCTGCGCCGGCCTGGATGCAAGCGCGTTTGAAGGCGATCGGGCAGAAGCCGATCTCGGCCTTGGTCGACATCACCAATTATGTGATGTTCGATCTCGGCCGGCCGCTGCACGTCTATGACCGCGCGACGCTGACCGGCAAACTGGTGGCGCGCAAAGCGCGCGACGGCGAACAGGTGCTGGCGCTCAACGGCAAGACCTATACGCTCGATGCCACGATGACGGTGATCGCCGACGACGCGCAGATGCATGATATTGGCGGCATCATGGGCGGCGAGCATTCGGGGGCGTCGGAGACGACGACCGAAGTGCTGATCGAATGCGCCTATTTCGATCCCGACCATATCGCGCGCACCGGGCAGAAGCTCGGCCTGACCAGCGATGCGCGCCAACGCTTCGAGCGCGGCGTCGATCCGGCATTCCTCGATGACGGCATCGCCATCGCGGCGCGGCTGATCACCGAGATTTGCGGCGGCACCGCAAGCCAGGTGACGCGCGCCGGCTCACCGCCCGATACAGCGCGGAGCATCGCCTATGATCCGGCGCGTGCGGAAACGCTTGGTGGCCTCGCGGTCGCACCCGATCGGCAAAAGGCGATCCTCGAGAGCCTCGGCTTCACCGTCTCCTCCGACTGGCAGGTCGGCGTGCCAAGCTGGCGCCGCGACGTGGAGGGCTATCCCGACCTGGTCGAGGAAGTAATCCGCATCGAAGGCATCGACAATGTTCCCTCGACCCCGCTGGAACGCCTGCCCGGGGTAGCGAAGCCGACCGCGACGCCCGAACAGAAGCTCGAGCGCCGCGTCCGCCGCGCTGCCGCCGCGCGTGGTCTCGACGAGGCAGTGACATGGAGCTTCCTGTCCGAGGCCGAAGCCGCGCCGTTCGGTGGCGGCAAATGGAGCCTCGCCAATCCGATCAGCGAAGACCTGAAGGTGATGCGGCCGACGCTGCTCGCCGGATTGTTGTCGGCCGCGGCGCGTAACCTCAAGCGTGGACAGCAGAGCGTGCGCCTGTTCGAGGTCGGGCGCCGCTATCTCGCCGATGCCGAGCGGCCGACGCTTGGCGTAATCCTCGCCGGCAATGCTCGTCCGCGCGGTTGGCGCGGCGGCAAGGCAACGACCTTCGACGCGTTCGATGCCAAGGGCGAAGCGCTGACGCTGCTCGCGGCGGCGGGCGCGCCGGTCGACAATCTGCAGGTGTTCGGAGAGGCGGGGGAGGCTTGGCATCCCGGCCAGTCGGGCACGTTACGGCTTGGGCCGAAGACGGTGCTCGCCGCATTCGGCATGGTCCATCCGATCGTGCTCAAGGCGTTCGATCTCGACGGCGCGGTGGCCGGTGTCGAGCTGTATCTCGACGCCATTCCGCCGAAACGCGCGACTGGCTTCATGCGTCCGGCCTATGCGCCGCCCGGGCTGCAGGCCGTGACGCGCGACTTCGCTTTCCTCGTTCCCGCCGACCTCGCCGCCGACGCGCTGGTCCGCGCGGTCAAGGGCGCGGACAAGGCGGCGATCACCGCAGCGCGGTTGTTCGACGTCTTCACCGGCGCTGGTGTCGAGGAAGGGCAGAAGAGCCTGGCGGTCGAGATCACGCTTCAACCTGACGTAAAGAGCTTCACCGACGAGGAATTGAAGGTGATCGCCGACAAGGTGGTCGCAGCAGCGGCGAAGCTTGGAGCGGTCTTGCGCGGGTGATTTCCAAGCGAACGGATGAGGTAGTAAGATGACTGAAACGCCGCTTGTTCGGATCGCCAGCGACACTCTATCCGCCGCGATTGACCCTTATGGCGCGGAACTTACCTGGCTGCGTGATGCCGAGGGTCGAGACCTGATGACCGATGCCGATCCGGCCTTCTGGACCGGGCGGGCGCCGATCCTGTTCCCCATTGTCGGGCGGGTGAATGGCGATGTGATTCGCGTCGACGGAATCGAGTATCCGATGCCCAAGCACGGCTTTGCGCGGCACACCGTTTTCGCCGTGGTCCGGCAGGAGGCATCGCGCGCGACCTTCCGGCTGGTCGACAGCAGCGACACGCAGGACAATTACCCGTTCCATTTCCTGCTCGAACTCGACTTCGTGCTGGATGGGGCGACGCTGATCATGACCGCGCGGATCGGCAATAGCGGCGACGTTCCGATGCCGGTAAGCTTTGGCTGGCATCCGGCTTTCGCCTGGCCCTTGCCCTATGGCGTGCCACGCGCCGATCATCGCATCGTCTTCGACCAGGACGAGCCAGGCCGGTTGAAGCGCATCACCGAGGAAGGGCTGATCGCCTGGGACGAGCGCAATTCGCCGGTCGAGGGTCGCACCCTGGTATTGCGCGACGCGTTGTTCGGGGACGATGCGCTGGTGTGGAACCCGATCGGCTCGCAACGCCTGACCTATGGCGGTACGACCGGACCGACGCTCGATATCGAATTTCCCGATACGCCGATGCTCGGCATCTGGACCAAGCCAGGTGCACATTATGTCTGTGTCGAGCCGTGGCACGGCATTGCCGATCCCGAAGGTTATGAGGGAGAGTTTCGCGCCAAGCCCGGCATTTTCGAACTGGCCCCGGACGAAGAGCGGCATATCGTGATGCGCGTGACGCTGACCTCTTGAGCCATCGTCTCTCGACTTCACGAGGGCCGACCGGGTAGGGGGTCGCGATGACGACCAGTTCCGACCATATTTCCGACCGGCGCACTTTCGCGATCATTTCGCATCCCGACGCCGGCAAGACCACTTTGACCGAGAAGCTGCTTTATTTCGGCGGCGCGATCCATCTTGCCGGTGAGGTCAAGGCGCGCGGGCAGAACCGGCGCGCCCGATCCGACTGGATGAAGATCGAGCAGCAGCGCGGCATTTCGGTCACCTCATCGGTAATGACCTTCGAGAAGGACGGGCTGACCTTCAACCTGCTCGATACGCCGGGGCATGAGGATTTCAGCGAGGATACCTATCGCACGCTGACCGCGGTCGATTCCGCGGTGATGGTGATCGACGCGGCGCGCGGCATCGAGGCGCAGACGCGCAAATTGTTCGAAGTGTGCCGGCTGCGCTCGGTGCCGATCATCACCTTCGTCAACAAGGTCGATCGCGAGGGCCGTCCGCCGTTCGAACTGCTCGACGAGATCGCCGATGTGCTGGCGCTCGACGTTACGCCGATGAGCTGGCCGGTCGGCATGGGCAGCGATTTCGAGGGGGTGTATGACCTCCACGGCAACACGCTGAGCCAGCCCGAGGGGCCTTCGCGCGAATTCATGGGCCGGGCGGCGGCGTTCACGGGGCTCGACGATTCGGCGCTGGAGAAGG
This portion of the Sphingomonas sp. So64.6b genome encodes:
- the pheT gene encoding phenylalanine--tRNA ligase subunit beta is translated as MKFTLSWLKEHLDTTASLEAIVEALTRVGLEVEGVENPAEKLAAFKVAKILSAERHPQADKLQILSVDAGDGPMQVVCGAPNARAGLVGVFGAPGAYVPGSDMTLKVAEIRGVVSNGMMCSTRELELGDDHDGIIELPADAPVGTPYPDYAGLGDPVIDVSVTPNKQDCMGVRGIARDLAAAGMGTLKPLKVDAVTGEGDGPQVGTDDPEGCPAFFGQSVSGVTNGAAPAWMQARLKAIGQKPISALVDITNYVMFDLGRPLHVYDRATLTGKLVARKARDGEQVLALNGKTYTLDATMTVIADDAQMHDIGGIMGGEHSGASETTTEVLIECAYFDPDHIARTGQKLGLTSDARQRFERGVDPAFLDDGIAIAARLITEICGGTASQVTRAGSPPDTARSIAYDPARAETLGGLAVAPDRQKAILESLGFTVSSDWQVGVPSWRRDVEGYPDLVEEVIRIEGIDNVPSTPLERLPGVAKPTATPEQKLERRVRRAAAARGLDEAVTWSFLSEAEAAPFGGGKWSLANPISEDLKVMRPTLLAGLLSAAARNLKRGQQSVRLFEVGRRYLADAERPTLGVILAGNARPRGWRGGKATTFDAFDAKGEALTLLAAAGAPVDNLQVFGEAGEAWHPGQSGTLRLGPKTVLAAFGMVHPIVLKAFDLDGAVAGVELYLDAIPPKRATGFMRPAYAPPGLQAVTRDFAFLVPADLAADALVRAVKGADKAAITAARLFDVFTGAGVEEGQKSLAVEITLQPDVKSFTDEELKVIADKVVAAAAKLGAVLRG
- a CDS encoding aldose 1-epimerase family protein yields the protein MTETPLVRIASDTLSAAIDPYGAELTWLRDAEGRDLMTDADPAFWTGRAPILFPIVGRVNGDVIRVDGIEYPMPKHGFARHTVFAVVRQEASRATFRLVDSSDTQDNYPFHFLLELDFVLDGATLIMTARIGNSGDVPMPVSFGWHPAFAWPLPYGVPRADHRIVFDQDEPGRLKRITEEGLIAWDERNSPVEGRTLVLRDALFGDDALVWNPIGSQRLTYGGTTGPTLDIEFPDTPMLGIWTKPGAHYVCVEPWHGIADPEGYEGEFRAKPGIFELAPDEERHIVMRVTLTS